In Anopheles arabiensis isolate DONGOLA chromosome 2, AaraD3, whole genome shotgun sequence, the genomic window aaataaattaaggCAACCGTTGTATCTAGGTAACGGCAACTATCGTGCCCCgtcgatcgagtttgggaaagtggctgGTTCTCTAGGATTGCAAAGATCGACGTTTGAAAGTAGGACTAGGAAAAATGGCTGAAATTCTACAATTCTAACAACAGCCAAACATGCTAAGGTTGcgaatttgaataattttctgAAGTGAAATCCTAAGCTGTCCTTCCGTAAGATAAGAGGACCATCTTATCATTGCATATCAAGTGTCCGTCTTGCCTTAACATCCCACAACTGCTCTAAAACaaccttacagggttttctagGAGTTCTCATAACTGTGGGACACtgtattgactctttcttatatgAAATGAACTTACTGTAAAgggaattggactctctagcacccttgttcgacaaatccaataggaatttaaaacgagcctgtccaaaaagggtgccatagagttcAGTTTCCAAcgtatgaagttcacttccaatgggAAAGAGTCTGCGAAGTGTCCCACAAGAGTCTAGGAAGTGGTTccctatgagaacccctggaaaaccctgtatatgtATGACGAAAcataattttttaaagaaacttTCGAGTTATAACTCCTTTTCTGATGAAGAATGGATTAAATTATGGACTGCATTAATGGCATAATTGCTGTATTTATGCTTCTTTAAAATATATCTTAAGGTGTCCATCTTTACCTACTTTCCCTTAGGTTTTTAGTCTCTTCGAAATGAATTATCcaatttttgaagcaaattatttcaaaagatAAATTCTAACCATCATATGAGCATTGAAGTGATTGCACTTTTGCAACAAGCACTGTAAATAATCATTCtaacaaaatcatcattaaatcaccaccagcacggtatgtgtgtgtgtgtgtgccgatcgTGCCAATAATGGACGCAAATTTTCCGCACCAACAAAAGCGAACGTGTTGCTGCAAAAACACGCGAAACCCAGGGAGAGAccgaaattgaaattaatccCATGCACACCGAAATAATACGGGGTGGGTGGGATGACAAAAACGCACCGATGCTGATGCCATCGCGTTCGGGAATATTGGGAATTTGGAGCGCATaaagatgtgtgtgtataattgAACGAGTGACGCCGCTGGAAAGTGGAGCGAACGGAGCCTTTATCGTTCGATTGCACCGGGAGAAAAAGGAGGTACCCATAATGGCAATTGCTGCTAAATGCCCGACCAGAGTCAGGATTGATCGGATTCCGTTTTGCAGACGGAATAACTCCTTCCCGGATGGAATGGTTGCATCGATAGCATCGAACGAAGAAATATAAGCAGATGATGATATGCATAATGAAAGGCAgttatgcacacacacacacacagcttggGAGGACTTCTAGTTGAGCTAAAATGGGGGCTGAAGAGGAGGGTTGCATTATTGAAGCGTCTTTCTTTCCTCGATCGATTGTGGATGCGAACGATGGTGGATAATTCATGCAACGGCAAGGATATTATCGCACGGCTCGCTGCTGGCTCAAGCTGCTGAATGTAGTTGAGTGTAGAGGAAGAAGGTCTGCTTAAAAATAGATGCTGAACTGCAAGACTGAAGCTTTGGGCGGTATCGAGTTGTAAGtgcttttaattttgcaaatGTAGGGTAAATGACGTTTGATTAAATTTCTTCCGTCTTTTATCGGCATTGAGAAAGCGTTTGTGTTGATTTGAAAAGCTTCCTCTTACTGCAAAAGCCAACGCAGCTGCATTTCCGATGAGACATTGTCTCTTTTTTTAGTAGCAAataccttttttctttcttaagAACCCATTAATGTGTTAAACGGATTAAATAAATGCAAAAGCGTCACTAATCCAACCCCGTCTTTCGCTTCGTTTTTCTCACACACAGCCCGACGTCGAACGCCCGGTAGAGTATACCGTGCAGCACCACCGTCCCCAGTACCAGTATCCGCCCAGCCGTGGTGCTTCCCCGCAGGgctaccatcaccaccaccagcagcagcagcatcaccgcgAGGAGTACGTCGAGCTGCAGAAGCGCGAAAGTGACATTTAAAAAGGCGGCGGCCAAAGAGACCCGCTGCTGCGCGAGCTAAACACGATGGCTTGGTTGGTTGCGTACCCGGCAGTGGCCATGCTGGCCATGTTCATCGTGCTGGTCATCATGCTGATACTCCGGTTCGGTGCACGGTTGTGTCAGCTGCGCCATCACACCCTGCCGGACGATCAGGATTTGCGCGACCAGGCGTACGATCAGAAGGTCAGCTACGCCTGACCGACCGACCCCGGCAGCTGAAACGCCATCAATGACGCCAAAATATTGCTGACGGGAGGAAGGGATGGTGTGTGGCTCCccccttttttattgtatttccatttatttttcacaattCCACTAAGCattgtttcattctttttatAACGTGAATCTCGATTTTCATACCGATCGGGGAGGAACAAACACGAAGGATGCTTTTGCCCCCTTGCAGTTCGCTAGAGCTAGACTTTAGAGATGTGTACTACTAACCATGTGTAGTGTTAGTAACACATAGAAgagtattctttttttttaatttccacaAATGACAGCTAAACGTAAGACTTGTAACTACTCTACTGTGCAACACATTCCGTCCAGAGAAGGGAAAGCTTCCCATAGTTTTAAAAAAGCCGTCCGTTACGAGCGcaacaatttgtttgtttttgtagaaTGTTCCAACACAAAACGTAGTTTTCCGAAGCAATGCAATGCAGTTAATAcatacagaaaagaaaacaatgtgCCTTTTATACACAAAACTTTACTAACGTTCATTAAAGTTCCACTCTCACTCATACAAAACCAATCGATTTTTAGAACATTTGTACAAGAAGAAGCAATATGTAGTAaacgataaaataaataaaaacccttttttaatttctacaaaACCCAACCCAgcgatttgttttttctttcaccagAGAAAACGCTTTCGCACAATAAAACACGGACCCGTTTTATTCagtaaatataatttttcacattttatttctcaacgtttgtttgtttgtttttttgttttgcgcatttttagTATACGCATTTTCTCCCTACCCTCCTGCTACaattttctctccttctcctcctcctcctcctgctcttCTTTTATGTCAAATATAGTTTAACCTTGTCTGAGTTTCATCATCTTTTCACCCTTTTTCATTTTCAGTGGATGTttgtctctatctctctttgttttttttttgtattctgctttgtttctttcttcttcattatcTTAGTGCATTATTTGTAGTGTATTGATGTatcattttccctttttttgtttaacttttccattttccttttgcttgcaCACCGATGCTCCCGATGCCTTTCTTTCGTGTGTTCCTTTTCGGTTTCCTGTGTTTTGGTTggttcggtttgtttgtttttgttgatgtttattatttttttttcctaacaaattttgtatttttcttcttcttgcttttGTCCATGGCTAATtgaaaaacggaaaaataaAGCAAGGACGCCCGTGTCTTTCGATTGTACCATGTGTTGATTATAGTTTTGTAAGTTCTAATTTTTCCTTCGCGTTACAGGCGCAGTTGTTTTGGTTGCTCAGTGGTGGTGGGTGGGAGTAGTGTTAGTAGAAAATTGCCAGAACaacatcgaaaaaaaaacaccaaccaacTCCCGCACAATGGAAACGCGTACGCAagtgtttatgtgtttctgTACGTTATCAAAAACTGTGTGTCCATTCAGTCCGGGATAACCAAAAGTTAAATGAGATCAGATCGCGGGTTCTTGCATTATCACAACGGAGGGATGATGATATTTACGATCGTTTCGTGCCTAtctgtctatgtgtgtgtgttcgagaGACAGAAAACATAGAAAATCTGTTCCGGGGAGGTGGAACAGAGGGGGAAGGGGTTAGATGCTTTTtaaaaacgtaaaacaaaacagaaaaaaaaaacaaatacgaaAAGCTACCATCGTTTCAGTGTTGCTACACATttaatcatcatcgtcgtcgtcgtcgtcttcgtgcGTTGCTGCCATTTTCGGCGCGCGCTGCTAGAGGTTCGCTTCGTATGCTGAAGCTATCGAAATAGAATCTACACGGCCATATTACACAtacaatatattttaaaaggtAAGTATTCTAtgcgttattttttgttttgttatgtaaataatattttttttatcgcgCCTTCTGCTTTACGCTGTGGCCTGTTGCACAGCAGCGTCAGCCGGCTATAATAAGAGTGTAGAAatgattgttgttttcttATAAACGAATTCCAAGAGCGTTTGGATCAGAAGTGGGGGGAAAGgtaaggcaaaaaaaaggagagaaaattttgttaacaggaaacggaacggaagaaCATATaaacagaaaaggaaaaaccatAGAGCATtatgaaaatttatgaaaagcAGCTCAACTAGAAGAGTTCTATCAAAAAAGGTAAGCAAAgaatgaaaccaaaaaaaataaaaaaaaaaagcagataGCTTCCAGTTCTGTTGTCCGACCGGGTCGGTTCGCCAGTGGAAAAGTCCAACAAGACAATACATCAGGCCCTGATGGTGACACGCAACTGTGCCCAAAACTGGAAACATAATTGCGCTCAACAAGCACTGCCTCTCCACTGTCTGTCTCTGTTCCACTTCATTTTTTGATCTATTTTCTCCATTTTGTGCATATTTTCCGCCACACTTTTTCGCCTGTTttctattccatttttttatacaaatatATCTCTGGTTTAATTTatcttgtttttctctctctgtttctctctctctttctcttctcttgtgttttcttttcgttttcagCTACACATGCACGTTCACATGCGGCTGCTGCGTATTATAATGCGTGCGCCCTTCTTACGCGACACGCGatgcatctctctctctctctctctcgcatgTGTGCTTGCTTGTTTGCGTTAAATATTATTTGTCACAATAAAAAgtcttttttcatgttttaccTTCAAATAACCAACAAACACGGCACGGCCCCACTCCGTCAGCACCGCCGCGCCTCCCTCTCCTTCTTTGCCCAGAGTTTTATCAGTATGTCCTGCCGCGGCTTCGGCCCACATCCTCCTGTGTTTCTCTTGGaagtatatgtatgtgtgtgtatatatatttgcTTCTGGAGCTTTTTCCCCCTTGCCTCCACGTCTGCCATTGCTCAACGTAGCGGGTGGTGTTGAGCGTGTTCCAATCTTCAACTTCAACTTCAATTAACATATAATTTTCCTCTCCGTCACTTCGTTTTTGCGACTTTGAaacgaacacaaaacacatttgcTTCCTTGTTTGCCCGATGCCGATACTGTTCCACTTTAGCTTAAACAACCCGTCATTGCAAGCTGTAACACATCACTTAGCGCGAGGGGGAAAAGTAAGTCACCCTTACTAAACTACTAAACAACAtagtttttattgttgttttagtTAAAATTCCACTGCAATTGTCTCTTACGAACAGTAtttatgcacaaaaaaaagtgtcagCTGCTATGTGCACCACAAGTagtttaaagttaaaataaaCTTCGAATTTCTTcccagaacaaaaaaatccaaaacaaCCCACACACTTAGTCAAAGACTTGATCgcaccacaaaaaagggaaagaaaaacaagtgCTTTTAGAAGCAACAGTCTTACGTTTGAGAAGTTGTACTACAATTTTCCGATACACATTTACATTCTAGAGCGAGACAAATCAATTTCAATAACACAATGTGGaaacagaaaaagtaaaaaaaaacatgttccaTTTATCTCTTTCCttacttttgtttgtttgtgttttatcaCCCTGTTGGATCGCTTTTTCGTTTAAACAGAAATCCTTAAATCACCTAAAACGCCTATTTCATCTCAACCTTAAACTAGCACAATGCGATCTTTCTGCTTTGTAAGTGTTTCCATAACGGATCGTTTCAATTAACAGAACATCAGAACGTACACTATTTGTATACCGCCAGCATTATATCCCAGGAACTGTTAATGCCGTGTTTTGTctacgctgtgtgtgtgtgtgtgcaataacTCGAtgcacgaaacaaacaaacaaaaaagctaccATACCAGAACTCCATTCGGGACCAATCGATTGAAGCCTAAATAAATCACAACTTAATCGTGGAACATTAAGCATCAAGCAGGACATATAACGGAAAGGGTAAAGCGGTTTGTAGAGAATGTTTGCACAATTATAATTCACCATGATGCGGAGCTGCGCCCGCCCAACTCCACTCCAAAAGCTGGAGCAGAAACAGTGAGCGAAGTCCgcactttttccttttttttagtatATTGTTGTATCACAAATGATAGTTACACCACTTTGAAGTCGTTGTTGTACAtaccgttttgttgttgttgttgttgtttcttgcaTTGTTTTACTATCGACTGTATAGATTCTTCCgtttcttgtgttttgtttctttgtgtttCGATCAGTCTATAACTTTAACACGCTTTCAACAAACAATGTACTTTTTCCCTGTTTTCGAACCATTCGGTATGGTGGAagattgccaaaaaaaaaaaaagattaataatactctttcctcctttcctgcCACAAACACACTATACCACCGGGCGGTGATTGGGCGAGTATTATTGGCGCATTATTTCATGTGAATTGCAGTtctgcaagaaaaaaaaaaataacgagagaaagagagaaaactcATTGGCTGAAGTAAGAACCAAGTGCACGACACAACCTAATATAGTAACTGTAGGAAAAGACGGAGAGATCGGACCGTTTGGCGGGATTTGATGGGAAGAGGGAGAGGTGGCTGTGGGAACGTAAACGCGGGCGTAGAGAAGGAGCAActgcactgcacacacacacacacgcacgaaaaGGTGAAAGGAAGATGGATTGATCGCTGCTGCACGCCAGAGCAGCAGCCAGCCTTCTTTCGCCCTTCATCCGGTGCAGCGTGAGGggggcggcggcgacggcggcggccATGCAGTGCCGGTTGGCCACTAGACGGAACCTTCGCTGGCTGCTACCAGCTCGGAAAATGCCTGATCGAGACAGTGCTTCAGCTCAGCATAGGTCACCACTAATACTGATTGTTCGTCACGGGACATAAGTTGAACCTGGGGCGGGAAAGAGAGACAGTTAACGCATGCTGCTTCGAAAGCTTACAACAGCCACAGCCGGCTCTTGCTTGCTTACCTTTTCCATCGTGCCAGCATCCAGCTTGTTGAGGCACTGTACGATATGGGACTGGTTCAGCCACGGGCGGCCATCCTCGGTGACGGTGTGGAAGAGATAGTCCCGAAACAGTTTCAACATGTAGCGATCGCCTGTTTCCGACCACGTCACGTCCAGGTTTAGCCTACGAAACAAGGGGGAGGAAGCGACATGTTAAATGGTGCCCTTGACAAGCTTGGTTGTCGCTCCGTGCTTACTCTGGCCGTTCGTTGATGCAGCCGAGCTTCACGAGCAGCCGGTACAGTCGGCCGTTCTCCATCTCTTTCGCCAGTTCATCCTCCTGTATATCACATTGGGCTTGGAGTGCGTCGAGCTGCACGTAGAATCGGGCACCGATCATGGGCATGATCTCCGTCACCGAGCGGCGGGTATTCGTGTTCAGCAGACATCTGGTGGGACGGATCGCACGGAAatgcgtgtttttttaaattcaaacacaATCGGGAGGATTGGCCAACTTACATTAGAATATTTCTAAGATCAGAAGAGTAGTGACGGGAGACGAGCTCGACGCTGCTTTGAATTTGATCCCGCTGGACCGATTGTAAGGAACGGCAAGCTAACGCCAGTATTAGCTTTCCCAGTGCCAATAGATCCTCctgaaaacaaaagaaagggaGGTTAgtaatttgtttaaataacGAAGCAAACCGCCATacctgctgatgatgatctaACACCGTGAGCGGGTTTGGTTGGTTCGGGTCGAACGAGAAGATGTCCGATATGCCCACACAGCTGTACCGTATCCGTTTGCCGGTCACAATGATTTTCGTCGGATCTAACGTACTGTGTTTAGCACGAATtgggaatggaaaaaaatagTACATTGTACAATCGCGCACGAAAATCTCACCCCGCAGACACGCTACTTACCGGCACGCTAGCCCGGCCTGGTGTATCGCACGCAGACCCGCACTCAGCTGTATGATAATTGACCATATTTCATTCTCTGGCAGGAGTGACGTGGCGGCTGTACGATGTAGAGAACTTTTGTGgctgcaaaaaaggaaaaaaaatgaatattttgacCAGTTTGCACTCCGAAAAGCGTATCAACTTCAACGCTGAACCATACCTGAAGGGACGAGCTTCGCCGGCGAACGGGTCGGTGTAGCCGTTCGTTTCCGGAACGGATGTGAAGTACTTGGAGAGCAGCGTCTGTGACCCGGGATGATAGTCGTACACCATAACTAAAGCTGAAGAATGGAGAAGAGAAAGGTGcgataaaaaacaaattacacaATCGGTTCCACACACGAAACACGTTGAGCGTCCCCAACCACAACACTCACAATTATCACCGAAAGTTTTCGTGGTAAAgacttcccgcagctgcacaATATTTGTGTGCTGCAGCTTCTTCCACTTATCCACCACCTGCACACATTTGGTGGACTGTAGACGGAAACCTGacgagcaaacgaaaaaaaagcagtcAATGGGTTAAATCTCGTTCAGCTTGGAAAGGTAGCGCGAGCAACCGCAACAAACTAACCATGAAGACGCCGCAGGCAGTACTTGACGCCGGTAACGGCATGCGTTGCCCGGTACGTGGACGACGGTGCCAGCTTCGTGTGCAGCTGTACCGACTCGAGCAAACACAGCGAGTGATAGTTTTCCACTTCCAGAGGTATATCTGCAAAACGAGTCCAACGCGATTAGTAGTGCACACTTGCGCGAGAACGATGTGGCCAACCTCGTACCTTGACCGTCGCTCTCGATACTGTTGATGAGTTCGTTTCGCGCTAAAATGTCGTTCCGCAGCTCGTCCTGCATGAAGAATGCGGCCGACACTTGTGCCTTCGATTGCATGTTGATCACGTGCGATGCAGGTCCCGGGTAAACATGTCCTGCGGCAAGAAAGGAGAGAAGAGAAGAGTGGATACAAATTAGGACTAATCCGTTCTGTTAATAAGTTCTCATTGTCTTACCTGGATGGGTGTAACTTATATTAATTTGTGAGCTTGCTATGTGGACAAAGGAGTTATCAGTCGTGTTAACTGTACTGCTCGACGACAGCTGATGGTTGGCTGCCGTTGGATAGAAGTACGTAGTGCCACCAACATTTTCCTGCGGCGCGCCAGACGACGAGTGTTTAGGAAGAGAATTACAAGAAGCGTTAGCGCGTTTGTTATTGATTGGACGACATGTGGCACGGACAAGAGTAGtgggtgtatgcgtgtgtttgtgtttggttgtggACAGGTTTATGCTGCAATTTTAGATCTATACAACAAAGGTGCAAAACCTTCCTTTCGTAGTGtaagttaattaaaatgaCTCTTTAGCATTTTCGACGTAATGTACCTACAGTGGCTTATCAAATTGATGATACTTGAAATATTGTCGCAGTTTCTGTTTTAAATACATTGGCTTAAGCTAGATTTAAGTTTTGGTTTCCaccttttttcccattttgaGCATCAAAAGCACCCTGATTTGAAGTCCAACAATTTAATGTAAACTTAAGATGTTGTGGCCGAACGTACCACCTTCAAGGACATAATTTAGTTGTCATGTGCAATAACGGCCTTCTTACtctacacaaaaataaaaagacttgTTTTGGCCGATAAGCTAATAAGATAAGCTTTGTACCAATAGGAATCGAAGGGTATTCATTAAAATTTCCTATAGTGTTACACTCTAACCTCATTTTAATCTACGAACAGCGGACAAACATTCGAATGGAATAAGTTTCATCAAATCCTATCTTATTCCTGCATTTTGAACGTTTCATTCTTCAATATTTTAAGCCCGGATTGCAGTTTCAGTGAATTTGAACGtgcttttttggggttttctgCTACATTTCATGAAATATTAGTCACTATGTCGCTTatcgtacaccaaaagaaaataaattcaatttcccaACTATTTACATCTAATTCCCCAAAtataaaaactgtaaaacgtattgaaataattaattacatATGAGCATTTCCTTGAGATTCCCCGGTTTGTTCGCGGTGAAAATGAATTTGAGGGGAATTACATGGAAATTCGTTGTATTAATTATTTCCAATATCTTTTACAGTCTTAATATTTGGGGAATtgaatatcctttcttttggtgtacgataaaattttgatcgATATTCCAtgaattataacaaaaaactaaatttcACGGTCTATTCTAGACGTACATGTTAAACCAAGTAATTTGATCCGAGTGGATCTGTAAAACAATTTACAGTTTACAATTTACAAACATAGCTAAACTGTGTAAACAAGACCATTTTTACGCACAGTACAGGCTATCATATGGAAGcatcaatttttaaaattcactGTACATTttaaccaaaacaaaattaaaattctatAATCATAAAACGCACAACTTTAGATAACAAGCCACGAAACATCAAATCAAGCTCCCGATTAATACAATCCTTCACAAACGGGTTTTAAAAGAATGATGGCCACagtaaagaaaacaacaagagcacagcaaaagcaaaagtagAGTAGTGGTAGTTTACTTGATGAATGTTGGTGGTAATTGGCGGTGGTGAAGGTTGGGGCGTAATACGGGGAGATGTATTAGTACTTTGCGGTGATTCGTTTCGCAGCATGTTTCGTCCTGTTTGggggaagaaaaagcaaaacaaaagagagaagGTTTAGCAAAACAGGGTTCTCAACCTTCAACCTGTCCCGTTTGCCCACTCGTACTTACCCTTGATCGGTGTGACCGCAAAGGC contains:
- the LOC120900859 gene encoding PAN2-PAN3 deadenylation complex subunit PAN3, encoding MDPIFFSPSNGVPSESKLATYMSRQNGTTAAYGLPMGLSKITLDSPISLKKTQVTPQSPEFIPNNRLSTSSSPNFYSSYSILSSSNGSAGSNGSTAAAAAQPPSQQATVVPAAVLSSVVKSGGVVTNGGYVGPGGGGPVPGNILAGALSSTSAFAVTPIKGRNMLRNESPQSTNTSPRITPQPSPPPITTNIHQENVGGTTYFYPTAANHQLSSSSTVNTTDNSFVHIASSQINISYTHPGHVYPGPASHVINMQSKAQVSAAFFMQDELRNDILARNELINSIESDGQDIPLEVENYHSLCLLESVQLHTKLAPSSTYRATHAVTGVKYCLRRLHGFRLQSTKCVQVVDKWKKLQHTNIVQLREVFTTKTFGDNSLVMVYDYHPGSQTLLSKYFTSVPETNGYTDPFAGEARPFSHKSSLHRTAATSLLPENEIWSIIIQLSAGLRAIHQAGLACRTLDPTKIIVTGKRIRYSCVGISDIFSFDPNQPNPLTVLDHHQQEDLLALGKLILALACRSLQSVQRDQIQSSVELVSRHYSSDLRNILICLLNTNTRRSVTEIMPMIGARFYVQLDALQAQCDIQEDELAKEMENGRLYRLLVKLGCINERPELNLDVTWSETGDRYMLKLFRDYLFHTVTEDGRPWLNQSHIVQCLNKLDAGTMEKVQLMSRDEQSVLVVTYAELKHCLDQAFSELVAASEGSV
- the LOC120900878 gene encoding uncharacterized protein LOC120900878 — its product is MAWLVAYPAVAMLAMFIVLVIMLILRFGARLCQLRHHTLPDDQDLRDQAYDQKVSYA